The DNA sequence caaaatatccAATTCTACTTATAGCTACTTGCAGAATTTTAAGGTCCCATATCAGCGGTCTCAGCTCTCTTATGGAATAGACTACCAAGATTTCAATTGTACAACTAATGATTCAGGTAAAAAGTTGTAAAGGAATTTACAATGATTTTTAGAAGAACATAATCCTCAATCTGTTGTTTTTGTATGAACACAAAAGTGCAAAAAACTAGGGGGAAAAAATTCCACCTACAGTAGGATAAAAATCAACCTTCAAGCAGGAAATATACGTATGCGGCAAGAAACTATATAAACAACACACCTGAATTTCTAGTTCTCTTTGCCTAGCTGCCAACTCTGCCTCTACTGAGCATCTGTATTCATCCGTCTCCTTGTGCATTTCGCGGTTGAAAAGCACAGAGTCATTATTTGTATCCCCAGAACACTGACCATTTACAATCGCAACCTGTAAACTATCTTTATTACTCTTCATCTCTTTTCCAGTAAGCTGATTATCAATACAATTAATGGATGGACCAGCAAGAGCACTCGTAAAAGGTTGATCATTAGTAACGCTATTCACCCAGTCGAAGGTTGAGGCTTCACAGCCTTTCTCTGACTTGTCTTCATCCATTGTGATTGACGGTGATCTGTCTACTTCCTCCTGACTCGTATAATTTGTAAAATCTAAGCCGCCACCACCACATTTCTCAGCCTTATCTCCTGTCCCAATATCTTGGGGACTACCGGAGCAAACCCTGGAGGTACCATCACTCGTTAAAGGTTGATCATTAAAGACGCTATTCACCCAATCGAAGGTTGAAGCTTCAAGGCCTTCTCCTGCCTTGCCTTCATCCATTGCAATTGAGGAAGATCTGTGTACTTCCTCGTGACTTTTATACTTTGTAAAATCTAAGCCACCACCACATTTCTCAGTCTTATCTCTTGTTCCAATATCTTGGGGACTATCGGAACAAACCCTGGAGGTACCATCACTCATTAAAGGTTGATCATTAAAGACGCTATTCAGCCAATCGAAGGCTGAAGCTTCACGGCCTTCTTCTAACTTGCCTTCATCCAACTTGCCTTCATCCATTGCAACCGACGAAGATCTGTCCACTTCCTCGTGACTTCTATATTTTGTAAAATCTAAGCCAACACCACCTTTCTCAGTCTTATCTCCTGTACCTTTATCTTGGGGACTATCTGAACAAACCCTGGAGGTACCAGCCTGATCAACAGTACTAAAACATTCATTTCGCTTCCGTAGAAAAGCCTTTTCCCAATCCTGCTTAATCTTTCCCG is a window from the Apium graveolens cultivar Ventura chromosome 1, ASM990537v1, whole genome shotgun sequence genome containing:
- the LOC141673642 gene encoding uncharacterized protein LOC141673642 encodes the protein MSGKGVHGGKAQRFHRRACLGGKSLKSWNRKGRRSNYVVIDVDCDNYDDPGIFRGSGSNGKRKDRNCSYAATVICIDDDDEEGCEETKGDDSSGTGWYFWGNRTLFKLSKCKRTYSGKASTSYCGLGTHSKIVLSDDDDGFDVEFGGSSGKIKQDWEKAFLRKRNECFSTVDQAGTSRVCSDSPQDKGTGDKTEKGGVGLDFTKYRSHEEVDRSSSVAMDEGKLDEGKLEEGREASAFDWLNSVFNDQPLMSDGTSRVCSDSPQDIGTRDKTEKCGGGLDFTKYKSHEEVHRSSSIAMDEGKAGEGLEASTFDWVNSVFNDQPLTSDGTSRVCSGSPQDIGTGDKAEKCGGGGLDFTNYTSQEEVDRSPSITMDEDKSEKGCEASTFDWVNSVTNDQPFTSALAGPSINCIDNQLTGKEMKSNKDSLQVAIVNGQCSGDTNNDSVLFNREMHKETDEYRCSVEAELAARQRELEIQAEEARHLKRMRKREKAEAMRLLDMERRQKMRLEEMRETQKKDEENLHLKEQLRVEVRKGLDRLEAACYDMTSILRGLGINVNGVNGVHAAFKRALLSFHPDRSSQSDIRQQVEAEEKFKLVTRMKEKYLSTL